In the Helicobacteraceae bacterium genome, one interval contains:
- the pdxA gene encoding 4-hydroxythreonine-4-phosphate dehydrogenase, whose protein sequence is MKKIAVGIGDLNGIGFEIALRSHAVVSTLCDPIYCVSPANAGNAAKELGLELSEDFHCAGGESAIPIKRGEIDAAAGKASFDSFVQAVDLAQSAKAAAIVTLPINKASWSAAGIGFRGHTDYLRGRYGADLIMALGCPKRYVALYTDHIPLREVADKIALAPLRSFLIRLYSLARIEPIGVLGLNPHGGDRGAIGDEDEIIEAAIAEANAALGKQVFEGALVPDAAFAPKALKRYRLVAAMYHDQGLSPLKALFFDESINVTLGLPFIRTSVDHGTAFDIAYRDQNPSLKSYQNAVEAALNGALG, encoded by the coding sequence ATGAAAAAGATAGCGGTCGGCATAGGCGATCTAAACGGGATCGGTTTTGAGATCGCCTTGCGATCGCACGCCGTCGTATCGACGCTGTGCGATCCGATCTATTGCGTTTCGCCCGCAAACGCGGGAAACGCAGCAAAAGAGCTTGGGCTAGAGCTTAGCGAGGATTTTCATTGCGCGGGAGGCGAAAGCGCGATCCCTATTAAACGCGGCGAGATCGACGCGGCGGCGGGCAAGGCGAGTTTTGATAGCTTCGTTCAAGCCGTCGATCTGGCGCAAAGCGCCAAAGCGGCGGCGATCGTAACGTTGCCTATCAACAAGGCTTCGTGGAGCGCGGCTGGAATAGGTTTCAGGGGGCATACCGACTACTTGCGCGGGCGTTACGGGGCGGATTTGATTATGGCGCTTGGCTGCCCTAAACGCTACGTCGCGCTATATACCGATCATATACCCTTGCGCGAGGTCGCGGACAAAATTGCCTTAGCTCCGCTTCGTAGTTTTCTTATCCGCCTTTATTCGTTAGCGCGAATCGAGCCGATCGGCGTTTTGGGCTTAAACCCGCACGGCGGCGATCGCGGCGCGATAGGAGACGAAGACGAGATTATAGAAGCGGCGATCGCCGAAGCCAACGCAGCGCTAGGCAAACAGGTTTTCGAGGGGGCGCTCGTCCCCGACGCGGCGTTTGCTCCAAAGGCGTTAAAGCGTTACCGCCTTGTCGCGGCGATGTATCACGATCAAGGGTTATCGCCGCTAAAAGCGCTGTTTTTTGACGAGTCGATCAACGTTACCTTAGGGCTTCCTTTTATCAGAACAAGCGTCGATCATGGAACGGCTTTCGATATAGCCTACAGAGATCAAAACCCGTCGCTAAAAAGCTACCAAAACGCAGTCGAAGCGGCGTTAAATGGCGCGCTTGGCTAA